In the genome of Bradyrhizobium arachidis, one region contains:
- a CDS encoding ABC transporter permease, with protein sequence MKLRANLIIGGALFALAILVGLLAPWLAHTDPVLDANLMNAEEPPSWTWWFGTDDQGRDIYSRVVYGARVSLTVGIVSQLINSVIGVALGLSAGYWGGWWDDFVNALTNLMLAIPSLIFALAIMAVLGPGLTSLLIALGLTNWSFTCRIARASALSLRSQGYVQAATVLGYGDLRIMVTQLLPNMLGPIVVIGTLGMGSAVLSEAALSFLGLGVRPPFPSWGSMLSDARDQITTAPWLSIFPGLAIFLTVLGLNLLGDGLRDILDPQSRSRRT encoded by the coding sequence ATGAAGCTCCGCGCCAATCTCATCATCGGCGGCGCGCTGTTCGCGCTCGCGATCCTCGTCGGCCTGCTCGCGCCCTGGCTGGCGCACACCGATCCGGTCCTCGACGCCAATCTGATGAACGCGGAAGAGCCCCCGAGCTGGACCTGGTGGTTCGGCACGGACGACCAGGGCCGCGACATCTATTCTCGTGTCGTCTACGGCGCGCGCGTCTCGCTGACGGTCGGCATCGTCTCGCAGCTCATCAACAGCGTGATCGGCGTGGCCCTGGGCCTGAGCGCCGGATATTGGGGCGGCTGGTGGGACGATTTTGTCAACGCGCTCACCAACCTCATGCTCGCGATCCCCTCGCTGATCTTCGCGCTCGCCATCATGGCGGTGCTCGGCCCCGGCCTGACCAGCCTCCTGATCGCGCTCGGCCTGACCAACTGGTCCTTCACCTGCCGGATCGCGCGGGCCTCGGCGCTGTCGCTGCGGAGCCAGGGCTACGTGCAGGCGGCGACCGTGCTCGGCTATGGCGATCTGCGCATCATGGTCACGCAGCTGCTGCCAAACATGCTCGGGCCGATCGTCGTGATCGGCACGCTCGGCATGGGCAGCGCAGTCCTGTCCGAAGCCGCCTTGTCGTTCCTCGGCCTCGGCGTCCGCCCGCCGTTTCCGAGCTGGGGCAGCATGCTCTCTGATGCCCGCGACCAGATCACGACGGCGCCGTGGCTCTCGATCTTTCCGGGCCTTGCGATCTTCCTGACCGTGCTCGGCCTCAATTTGCTCGGCGACGGCCTGCGCGACATCCTCGATCCCCAATCGCGGAGCCGGCGGACATGA
- a CDS encoding ABC transporter ATP-binding protein: MHEPKNKSREGRVDDDLILSVEDLAVHFPMGGGLLGRGRRLLRAVDGVDLKLKRGECLGLVGESGSGKSTVALSILGLLTPTRGRIVLDGQVVTGRPSGDRKALARIVQIVFQDPYASLNPRQTVRRTLEDPLRVHGVTAKSEIEDRVATMLRHVGLRPEQADRYPHEFSGGQRQRIGIARALILNPKIVICDEPVSALDVSIRAQIINLLLELKDTLGLSYIMISHDLGVVEHMSDRVAVMYLGRIVENGDWREIFERPAHPYTQALISAIPDPLRHAPLATTGGDLPNPLNPPNGCAFSPRCRYAEDVCRHEPGPVLETRADGHAVRCWRADEIGAASVSLSPSP, encoded by the coding sequence ATGCATGAGCCCAAGAACAAATCGCGTGAGGGCAGGGTGGACGACGATCTCATCCTCAGCGTCGAGGATCTTGCGGTTCATTTTCCGATGGGCGGCGGCTTGCTGGGCCGCGGCCGGCGGTTGCTGCGCGCCGTCGACGGGGTCGATCTCAAGCTGAAGCGGGGCGAATGTCTCGGCCTCGTCGGTGAGTCCGGCTCGGGCAAGTCGACGGTCGCCTTGTCGATCCTGGGCCTGCTGACGCCGACGCGCGGCCGCATCGTGCTGGACGGGCAGGTCGTGACCGGCAGGCCATCCGGTGATCGCAAGGCGCTAGCCCGCATCGTGCAGATCGTATTTCAGGATCCCTACGCCTCGCTCAACCCGCGCCAGACCGTTCGCCGCACGCTCGAAGATCCCCTGCGTGTGCATGGCGTGACCGCAAAGAGCGAGATCGAGGACCGCGTCGCGACCATGCTGCGGCATGTCGGCCTGCGGCCCGAGCAGGCCGACCGCTATCCGCACGAGTTCTCCGGCGGCCAGCGTCAGCGCATCGGCATCGCGCGCGCGCTGATCCTCAATCCCAAGATCGTCATCTGCGACGAGCCGGTCTCGGCGCTCGACGTCTCGATCCGCGCCCAGATCATCAATCTGCTCCTGGAATTGAAGGATACGCTCGGTCTCTCCTACATCATGATCAGCCACGACCTCGGCGTCGTCGAGCACATGAGCGACCGCGTCGCCGTGATGTATCTCGGCCGCATCGTCGAGAACGGCGACTGGCGCGAGATATTTGAACGTCCCGCGCACCCCTATACGCAGGCTCTGATATCAGCCATCCCCGACCCCTTGCGCCATGCGCCGCTGGCGACGACCGGCGGCGACCTTCCCAATCCGCTCAATCCGCCGAATGGATGCGCCTTCAGCCCGAGATGTCGTTATGCCGAAGATGTGTGCCGCCACGAGCCGGGGCCGGTGCTGGAAACGCGCGCCGATGGGCATGCGGTGAGGTGCTGGCGTGCAGACGAGATCGGTGCAGCGAGCGTCTCTCTATCACCGTCACCCTGA
- a CDS encoding ABC transporter permease, translating into MLSFLLRRLLQTIPTVLAVVLLVFVLFSVVPGSIVSSMSDDSDPQVELRMKKQLGLDDPVYVRFGAYIAKLATGDFGTSFRTREPVITMIAKRAWPTLQLIFAAMAFAILIGVPLGFVAALRPGGIVDTLAMVVAVSGLSIAKFWLGLVLMYLFALKLGWLPSFGYGDGGLQYLLLPAVTLGVSPMALFARTTRAAVLEIMTADFVRTARSKGMSETRVVRWHVMRNALVIILTTVGLQFGGLMGQAVVVEKLFSWPGIGSLLVDSVLQRDIPAVQGSILVVVLAFLAINLLIDVLYGVIDPRIRYA; encoded by the coding sequence ATGCTCTCGTTCCTGCTCCGTCGCCTGCTGCAAACCATTCCGACCGTGCTCGCCGTCGTGCTACTGGTCTTCGTGCTGTTCAGCGTCGTGCCCGGCAGTATCGTCTCGAGCATGAGCGACGACAGCGATCCGCAGGTCGAGCTGCGCATGAAAAAGCAGCTAGGTCTCGATGATCCCGTCTATGTGCGGTTCGGCGCCTACATCGCCAAGCTCGCGACAGGCGATTTCGGCACCTCGTTCCGGACCCGCGAGCCTGTTATCACCATGATCGCCAAACGGGCATGGCCGACGCTGCAGCTGATCTTCGCTGCCATGGCGTTTGCGATTCTGATCGGCGTGCCGCTTGGCTTCGTCGCCGCGCTGAGGCCCGGCGGCATCGTCGATACGCTTGCCATGGTGGTGGCGGTGTCGGGTCTTTCCATCGCCAAGTTCTGGCTCGGCCTGGTGCTGATGTATCTGTTCGCGTTGAAGCTCGGCTGGCTGCCGAGTTTCGGCTATGGCGACGGGGGACTGCAATATCTGCTGCTGCCGGCCGTGACGCTTGGCGTCTCGCCGATGGCGCTGTTTGCCCGCACGACGCGCGCCGCGGTCCTCGAGATCATGACCGCGGATTTCGTCCGCACCGCGCGCTCCAAGGGCATGAGCGAGACCCGTGTCGTGAGATGGCACGTGATGCGCAACGCGCTCGTCATCATTCTCACCACCGTCGGCCTGCAGTTCGGCGGTCTGATGGGGCAGGCCGTCGTCGTCGAGAAACTGTTCTCCTGGCCGGGCATCGGCTCGCTGCTTGTCGACAGTGTCCTTCAGCGCGACATTCCGGCGGTTCAGGGCTCCATTCTCGTGGTGGTGCTGGCCTTTCTCGCGATCAATCTCTTGATCGACGTGCTCTACGGCGTGATCGATCCAAGGATCAGATACGCATGA
- a CDS encoding ABC transporter substrate-binding protein, with the protein MMFRMIAIVAGLALALTGSVEAQTPRKGGTIRMTAPYGSSFTSLDIHTTQRAQDEIYAKALHRSLYIWDSAEGKPVPELAKEVVVSGGGLVYTFKLRDDAYFHNGRRMTADDIIWSFNRIMDGTKAFPGARFVRVIEGAAAVEKGQAKEISGLKKIDDFTLEMKLTEKVDPGFYFFTALTSIYPADEAAKDSFIQHPIGLGPFKFVEHVPGSRIVLERWDRFYKPGKPYADKIVVSIMAEAAARDVAFRNKEIDTSVLGPAQYVAYQSDANLKGTIVEVAEVFTRYMGMNPAFKPFADKRVRQAINYAIDTDLIINKLVKGKAYRATSWLPLTSPAYDKAMKPYPYDPAKAKQLLSEAGYPSGFEFEWTTSQNESWGLPIVSAVIPMLDKVGIKAKVKQVETAVLAEVVRSGDYQAFIYSQQSGPDPQAALKCFHSSTPQPACNYMNYKNPEFDKLIDAAGQADDAAKRTELLQKANALLYEEAPVWFFNYNKAVMAVQPWLKGVQLNATELTHQNVEDLWVDETSPAK; encoded by the coding sequence ATGATGTTCAGGATGATTGCGATCGTCGCGGGTTTGGCACTGGCGCTCACCGGATCCGTTGAGGCCCAGACCCCGCGCAAGGGCGGAACCATCCGCATGACCGCGCCTTACGGCTCGAGCTTCACCAGTCTCGACATTCACACCACGCAGCGCGCTCAGGACGAGATCTACGCCAAGGCCCTGCATCGCTCGCTCTACATCTGGGATTCCGCGGAAGGAAAGCCGGTTCCGGAGCTTGCCAAGGAGGTCGTCGTCTCGGGCGGCGGTCTCGTCTACACCTTCAAGCTCCGCGACGACGCGTATTTCCACAATGGCCGCAGGATGACGGCCGACGACATCATCTGGTCCTTCAACCGCATCATGGACGGCACCAAGGCCTTTCCCGGCGCGCGCTTCGTCCGCGTGATCGAGGGGGCGGCTGCGGTCGAGAAGGGCCAGGCCAAGGAAATCTCCGGCCTGAAGAAGATCGACGACTTCACCCTCGAGATGAAGCTGACCGAGAAGGTCGATCCGGGCTTCTACTTCTTCACCGCGCTGACCTCGATCTATCCCGCCGACGAGGCCGCCAAGGACAGCTTCATCCAGCATCCGATCGGCCTCGGGCCGTTCAAATTCGTCGAGCATGTGCCGGGATCGCGCATCGTGCTGGAGCGGTGGGACCGGTTCTACAAGCCCGGCAAGCCCTACGCCGACAAGATCGTCGTGTCGATCATGGCCGAGGCCGCGGCGCGCGACGTCGCCTTCCGCAACAAGGAGATCGACACCTCGGTGCTGGGACCTGCGCAATACGTCGCCTACCAGTCCGACGCCAATCTCAAGGGCACCATCGTCGAGGTCGCCGAGGTCTTCACGCGCTACATGGGCATGAATCCCGCCTTCAAGCCGTTCGCCGACAAGCGGGTCCGGCAGGCGATCAACTACGCGATCGACACCGACCTGATCATCAACAAGCTGGTCAAGGGCAAGGCCTATCGCGCCACCAGCTGGCTGCCGCTGACCTCGCCCGCCTACGACAAGGCGATGAAGCCGTACCCCTACGATCCCGCCAAGGCCAAGCAGCTGCTGAGCGAGGCGGGCTATCCCTCCGGCTTCGAGTTCGAATGGACCACCAGCCAGAACGAAAGCTGGGGCCTGCCGATCGTCTCGGCCGTGATCCCGATGCTCGACAAGGTCGGCATCAAGGCGAAGGTCAAGCAGGTCGAGACCGCGGTACTGGCCGAAGTGGTTCGCAGCGGCGACTACCAGGCCTTCATCTACTCCCAGCAGAGCGGCCCGGATCCCCAGGCCGCGCTCAAATGCTTCCACTCGTCGACGCCGCAGCCGGCCTGCAACTACATGAACTACAAGAACCCGGAGTTCGACAAGCTGATCGATGCGGCCGGGCAGGCCGACGACGCCGCAAAGCGCACCGAGCTGCTGCAAAAGGCCAATGCGCTGCTCTACGAGGAGGCGCCGGTCTGGTTCTTCAACTACAACAAGGCGGTGATGGCGGTGCAGCCGTGGCTCAAGGGCGTTCAGCTGAATGCGACAGAGCTGACCCATCAGAACGTCGAGGACCTCTGGGTCGACGAGACCTCGCCCGCGAAGTGA
- a CDS encoding ABC transporter ATP-binding protein, translating into MTGAPLIEVEDLRIDLDDGAKRVAAAEGISFRIDRGETFGLVGESGCGKSITALALIGLLRSPLSIGGGVIRFDGQEIQHLSAARQRELRGNRIAMIFQEPMTALNPVSPVGRQIAEMFVLHKGKSWREANRLAVEALASVRVPAPERRVNDYPHQLSGGMRQRVMIAIALACGPDLLIADEPTTALDVTVQAEIIELMRNLCAERGTAILMISHDLGLVANVCRRVAVMYAGRIVEERGSADIFRTPSHPYTQGLVASLPRLGSRAALGRTRLREIAGVVPAITSFPDGCRFNPRCAQATEICRTVVPETDLLEAGGLVRCHHHA; encoded by the coding sequence ATGACCGGCGCGCCGCTGATTGAAGTCGAGGATTTGCGCATCGATCTTGATGACGGGGCGAAGCGTGTCGCGGCCGCCGAAGGCATTTCGTTCCGCATCGATCGCGGCGAGACCTTCGGGCTCGTCGGCGAATCCGGCTGCGGCAAGAGCATCACGGCGCTCGCCTTGATCGGCCTGCTGCGGTCGCCGCTGTCGATCGGCGGCGGCGTCATCCGCTTCGACGGGCAAGAAATCCAGCACCTTTCGGCGGCCAGGCAGCGTGAGCTGCGCGGCAACCGCATCGCCATGATCTTCCAGGAGCCGATGACGGCGCTCAATCCGGTCTCGCCGGTGGGGCGACAGATCGCCGAGATGTTCGTGCTGCACAAGGGCAAGAGCTGGCGAGAGGCCAACCGACTGGCGGTCGAGGCCCTGGCGAGCGTCCGCGTCCCTGCGCCGGAGCGGCGCGTCAACGACTATCCGCACCAGCTCTCAGGCGGCATGCGCCAGCGCGTGATGATCGCCATTGCACTCGCATGCGGTCCGGATCTCCTGATCGCCGACGAGCCGACCACCGCGCTCGATGTGACCGTGCAGGCCGAGATCATCGAGCTGATGCGCAATTTGTGCGCCGAGCGGGGCACGGCGATCCTGATGATCAGCCACGATCTCGGCCTCGTCGCCAATGTCTGCCGCCGCGTCGCCGTCATGTATGCCGGCCGCATCGTCGAGGAGCGCGGCTCGGCCGATATCTTCCGGACCCCCTCGCATCCCTATACGCAGGGCCTCGTCGCCTCGCTGCCGCGGCTGGGCAGCCGCGCAGCGCTTGGCCGGACGCGGTTGAGGGAGATCGCGGGCGTCGTCCCCGCCATCACGAGCTTCCCCGACGGCTGCCGGTTCAATCCGCGCTGCGCGCAGGCGACCGAGATCTGCCGCACAGTCGTGCCGGAGACGGATTTGCTGGAAGCCGGCGGTCTGGTGCGGTGTCACCACCATGCATGA
- the mtnK gene encoding S-methyl-5-thioribose kinase: protein MTQGQAGDYRILHEAALRDYLAGLPDITALLGGEPAAWAITEVGDGNLNLVFIVKGARGGIAVKQALPYVRLVGESWPLPLSRAHYEFLALSRQAELAPGLVPALLHHNETLALTVMELLEPHIIMRKGLVAATHYPRFVDDITTFMARTLFFTSDLALSAAEKKEGIAAFAGNHALCKITEDLIFTDPYRIAEQNRWTAPYLDGLAASLRDDMELHVAISRLKLKFMASPEGLLHGDLHTGSIMVTDSQTRVIDPEFAFYGPMGFDVGAVLANLLMAYFASAGHERTPGERREFEVWVLESVEQVWNEFARKFLDLWRAGPTGDAYPVSLFTGEKGAMRLEAERQAYMQRLFTDTVGFAAAKTIRRIFGLAHNIDFELIENPKTRAISEARAVRLARGMMVEAPAFRTITDVTGSARKLRDWLPELSG from the coding sequence ATGACGCAAGGGCAGGCGGGGGACTATCGGATTCTGCATGAGGCGGCCTTGCGGGACTATCTCGCGGGCCTGCCTGACATCACAGCGCTCCTCGGCGGCGAGCCGGCCGCCTGGGCCATCACCGAGGTCGGCGACGGCAATCTCAACCTCGTCTTCATCGTCAAGGGTGCGCGCGGCGGCATCGCGGTGAAGCAGGCGCTGCCTTACGTCCGGCTCGTCGGCGAGAGCTGGCCGCTGCCCCTGTCGCGGGCTCACTACGAATTCCTGGCCTTGTCCCGGCAGGCCGAGCTCGCGCCCGGGCTCGTGCCGGCGCTGCTGCACCACAACGAGACGCTGGCGCTGACGGTGATGGAGCTGCTCGAGCCGCACATCATCATGCGCAAGGGGCTCGTCGCGGCAACCCACTATCCGCGCTTCGTCGACGACATCACCACCTTCATGGCGCGCACCCTGTTCTTCACCTCCGACCTCGCGCTGTCGGCGGCCGAGAAGAAGGAAGGCATCGCTGCGTTCGCCGGCAACCACGCGCTCTGTAAGATCACCGAGGACCTGATCTTCACCGATCCCTACCGCATCGCCGAGCAGAACCGCTGGACCGCGCCTTATCTCGATGGCCTCGCCGCATCCTTGCGCGATGACATGGAGCTGCATGTCGCGATCTCGCGGCTGAAGCTGAAGTTCATGGCAAGCCCGGAAGGACTGCTCCACGGCGACCTCCACACCGGCTCGATCATGGTTACGGACAGCCAGACGCGCGTCATCGACCCCGAATTCGCGTTCTACGGCCCGATGGGGTTCGACGTCGGCGCCGTGCTCGCCAATCTGCTGATGGCCTATTTCGCCTCCGCCGGCCACGAGCGGACGCCGGGCGAGAGGCGCGAATTCGAGGTCTGGGTGCTGGAGAGCGTCGAGCAGGTCTGGAACGAGTTCGCCCGCAAATTCCTCGACCTCTGGCGGGCAGGGCCGACGGGCGATGCCTATCCGGTCTCACTCTTTACCGGCGAGAAGGGCGCGATGCGCCTCGAGGCCGAGCGGCAAGCCTACATGCAGCGGCTTTTCACCGACACGGTCGGCTTCGCCGCCGCCAAGACCATCCGCCGCATCTTCGGCCTCGCCCACAACATCGATTTCGAGCTGATCGAGAACCCGAAGACGCGGGCGATCAGCGAAGCCCGCGCCGTGCGGCTCGCGCGCGGGATGATGGTGGAAGCGCCAGCGTTCCGGACGATCACTGATGTCACCGGCTCTGCCCGAAAGCTGCGGGACTGGCTGCCGGAATTGTCAGGCTGA
- a CDS encoding ankyrin repeat domain-containing protein — protein sequence MTEEEILRVAGAAIKGDVAVGAEALDRGMPPNIYLGGPTLLNLLAQRGQVDVLRLMLLRGADPNSVGDQGVTALMSAATAGQLAAVEVLLEHGADPDLRDANGRTASDMAALNDYRAVFSRLRRRPSAGSDAMRQINAFLDADARLRHASLKVTFASMSWSLPSAAAGAFGVSSMRVDETTIVELKQIEADFLTLAGQSVPAGGWQASPLAQAAECSRLSAFILDTVLEQPGRAAAQYKAAQAIFERAGLWAEARDAADNAAACLHVASGNVEQRQERARAAVASAPPSTVSRASHLIQLGEIQLQVRNQLAAIATFKDAEATLRQAGYKEPPAPGTIFNEIMASMMSDAGNGPQLVQRAGNILKLRLLFYRLYFGLKNAYGPVDKANLGNPSEADRYARLIVDHKLQTQGK from the coding sequence ATGACAGAAGAAGAGATCCTGAGAGTTGCCGGAGCGGCTATCAAGGGCGATGTGGCGGTCGGTGCCGAGGCGCTGGACAGAGGAATGCCGCCAAACATTTATTTGGGCGGGCCGACATTGCTCAATCTCTTGGCTCAACGTGGGCAAGTCGATGTTCTCCGTCTGATGCTGTTGCGGGGAGCCGATCCGAACTCTGTCGGCGATCAGGGCGTCACCGCGCTCATGTCCGCCGCGACGGCGGGGCAACTCGCCGCCGTGGAGGTATTGCTCGAGCATGGCGCCGATCCGGATCTGCGTGACGCGAACGGAAGAACCGCGTCGGACATGGCCGCGCTCAATGATTATCGCGCGGTCTTCAGTCGCCTTCGACGAAGGCCGAGTGCCGGCTCAGATGCCATGCGCCAAATTAATGCGTTCCTCGATGCGGATGCGCGGCTTCGGCATGCGAGCCTGAAAGTCACGTTCGCCTCAATGAGCTGGAGTCTACCGTCAGCTGCTGCGGGAGCGTTTGGAGTGTCGTCGATGCGGGTGGACGAGACGACAATCGTGGAATTGAAGCAGATCGAAGCCGACTTTTTGACTCTTGCGGGTCAGTCGGTGCCGGCTGGCGGGTGGCAGGCGTCGCCTCTCGCGCAAGCGGCTGAATGTTCTCGGCTCTCCGCCTTCATCCTCGATACCGTGCTGGAGCAGCCGGGTCGCGCCGCGGCTCAATACAAGGCGGCGCAGGCCATCTTCGAAAGGGCCGGCCTTTGGGCGGAAGCCCGGGACGCTGCCGATAACGCGGCAGCGTGCCTCCACGTTGCGTCCGGCAATGTCGAGCAGCGGCAAGAGCGCGCGCGGGCGGCGGTCGCCTCGGCACCTCCATCCACTGTTTCGAGAGCGTCTCATTTGATCCAGCTGGGTGAAATCCAGCTGCAAGTCCGCAATCAACTGGCGGCGATCGCGACATTCAAGGACGCGGAAGCCACCCTGAGACAGGCAGGTTACAAGGAGCCGCCAGCCCCCGGCACGATCTTCAACGAGATAATGGCATCGATGATGAGCGATGCCGGAAATGGCCCTCAGCTGGTGCAGCGTGCCGGCAACATCCTGAAGCTCAGGCTGCTTTTCTACCGGTTATACTTCGGCTTGAAGAATGCCTATGGCCCGGTCGACAAGGCCAACCTCGGCAACCCGAGCGAGGCGGATCGTTATGCCCGCCTCATTGTAGATCATAAACTGCAGACCCAAGGGAAGTAG